In Raphanus sativus cultivar WK10039 chromosome 5, ASM80110v3, whole genome shotgun sequence, the following proteins share a genomic window:
- the LOC108857458 gene encoding NAC domain-containing protein 55 → MGIQELDPLAQLSLPPGFRFYPTDEELMVDYLCRKAAGHDFSLQLIAEIDLYKFDAWVLPSKALFGEKEWYFFSPRDRKYPNGSRPNRVAGSGYWKATGTDKVISTEGRRVGIKKALVFYIGKAPKGTKTNWIMHEYRLIEPSRRNGSTKLDDWVLCRIYKKQSSAQRQAYGNLMTTTSEYSNNGSSTSTSSHHYDDVLESLHEIDNRSLGYAAGSSNAVPHYSHRPALTEQKTGFLNLAREPSYDWTNFGGHNTVPELRRSHNVPSLRYGDGGGYLHGVKTNEEEDKTKQQHAEGIPRFNNSGVLAPDQGFHVDPVNGFGYSGQQPGGFGFM, encoded by the exons atgggTATTCAAGAACTTGACCCGTTAGCCCAGCTAAGCTTACCACCGGGTTTCCGGTTTTACCCGACGGACGAAGAGCTGATGGTTGATTATCTATGCAGAAAAGCCGCCGGTCACGACTTCTCTCTCCAGCTCATAGCCGAGATTGATCTCTACAAATTCGACGCGTGGGTTTTACCAA GCAAGGCGTTATTCGGGGAGAAAGAATGGTATTTCTTCAGCCCTAGGGATAGGAAGTATCCGAATGGGTCGAGGCCCAACAGGGTTGCTGGATCGGGTTATTGGAAAGCCACCGGCACGGATAAGGTTATCTCGACCGAGGGAAGAAGAGTCGGTATCAAGAAAGCTTTGGTGTTTTACATTGGAAAAGcaccaaaaggcaccaaaactAATTGGATCATGCATGAGTACCGTCTTATCGAACCCTCTCGCAGAAATGGAAGCACCAAG CTTGATGATTGGGTCCTATGCCGAATATACAAGAAGCAATCAAGCGCGCAAAGACAAGCTTACGGTAATCTAATGACAACTACAAGTGAATATAGCAACAATGGTTCGTCGACTTCAACTTCATCTCACCATTACGACGACGTTCTTGAGTCCTTGCATGAGATAGACAACCGAAGTTTGGGTTACGCCGCCGGTTCATCAAACGCGGTTCCTCATTATAGTCATAGACCGGCTTTAACCGAACAGAAAACCGGGTTTCTTAATTTAGCAAGGGAGCCAAGTTATGACTGGACTAATTTTGGTGGACACAACACGGTCCCGGAACTTAGACGGAGTCATAACGTTCCAAGCCTCCGTTACGGCGACGGTGGTGGTTATTTACACGGTGTGAAGacaaacgaagaagaagataagacGAAGCAACAACATGCTGAGGGGATTCCTCGGTTTAATAACTCAGGCGTGTTGGCTCCTGATCAGGGTTTCCATGTTGACCCGGTTAACGGGTTCGGGTACTCGGGTCAACAACCTGGTGGTTTCGGGTTTATGTGA